The genomic DNA CTTCTCCTCCCCTTCtgaatcaatttcaaaattCCTCATCAATGATATTCTATACTCTGCATTCCACAGTGTATACCTGTAAAAAACACTCAAATTCTATATAAACTGAAGTTTTTGCATTATGAAGAATCTGAGGAATGGTGAATTTTACCCAGTCAATATGGAGGACACGAGAAGGCGATCAAGGGGAGCTTTAGAAACCCTAACTATGACAGAAAATTGGTCAGAAGGAAGCAATCCTAACATAGCGGAGATAGTTTCTTTCATAGAATCCTTAGCTGAATCAGAGACCCCCTTAGAAATTACAGATGTATCCAATGGTTCGATCCTCTTAAGCATGTTTGCAATTACAGAGAATTCTCGACTGAACCCGGATTTCCTAGTGGAGACGAAATCATCGGAGACGCCTCCTCCTCCACCGTCTACGCCGGAGAAAAGACAGTTAACTGCAGCTCCGGAACGTTTTCTCAAGGCGGATGGGAGTAGTATGGGTCGGATGAGAAGATGGTTGTTGGTAAAGGGAAGATTTTTCGTCGGcgtcggcggcggcggcgactGGAGAAGGTTGATGGAGTGATCAACAGCCGCGAAGCGTGAGATCAGAAAAGCTCTGGCAGAAACGGCCATTAACGATTTGAGAGATAAAGAAGGAGGTCTAGTTTTGGGTTGGAGTGGGTCGAGGGAAGGATTGAACGGCTCCGGCGGGAAGGATTGGACGGCTCCGGCGGAAAGGATTGGACTTTAccctctcttcttcttcttcatatttCTCAAACCACGAGATCCTTTCGGGTTCTGTTAAATCGTAATCAGcgaaaaaacataataaaatggaaacaaataataaaaattgttttgtttttttaacaccggtttttctcttttttaccCCTCAAATAGTTTTCATTTTTCTACTAGCTATATGGGTATATTGGTAATCTTCcagatttattatatatataaataacatgcATGCcctttatatgtttttataattaatttaataacatttttttcaaacctAAACAAACTTGATTTTGACTACCAAAAGCCAGCAAACCAGAGtgtttttgtaaatttatttatatgctaatttatttaaagaaaaacaaattaaaaaacattctCAGATAACTCAATTAGAGTTAACATTTTATGGTGCTAATGGTTTAGTAACTTTAGTTATGAAGTTGATATTTGTTATTATGTATTGTTGATGtactttattaattttgtgtaatttttgtaatctctTATTTTAATGTAATGTGCAGcctaatcttaatttattttgttcagGTTGAGACAAGATATAAAGTGGTAGAAAATTAGAGGTAGAGTTTAGAGGGACAAATTAGGGTTGGACCtacattcaaaatatatatgtatcaGTTTAGTCGGTTGTGTTTGGTGTATATTCAATAagatctatctatctatctatctatctttctctcaaatttaaaaataaatattattattattattttttttataagggtTATACATAAATGACTAAGCATATGTTTATGTGTACAAGATCTAGAAATCCAAGTTAGTgtaattttgaaaaacatttatggtgaacttaaaaataataataaaactagagtagataaatataagttctattttttttttaaaaatagataaaaaatagtatattaaacttaaaaaaaataaaaatcaggagtaatatcacttttttttctaatttttttttctttcaaggACCAAGGTGGACTCCTGCTTCAGAGTTCTGATATGATCTTCTGATCTGATCAGGGTCCATAAGGATTAAGGATATAAATCCTCCACAACTTAAGCCCAATGAAAATAACTATAGCCCATTAGACTAACTTATACAACTTCAGATTTGATCTGTTTTCCCAATGTCGGATATCACGAACCGACCCGGCCCAAGAATAAGCCCAACTTAACAACCACTACATACATTGTTTTCTCCATTTTGTTACACTTAGATCGAGAAAATATGTTCAATCGATTCTATGAATCTGATTCGTTTGAAAAACAATATTGCTAAATAATATAAGCATGCATAATATTtactttaaaagaaaaataacaacaataattatagtaaaaaattaatataaatcaatttggcataaatgaaaaataaatatcaccAAAATAAGTtaccattattatttatatttctttaagtATCTTTAAATGGTTGATCAACTTAACAAGATATAACTCTTTGTTTCAATTATGtgtttcttttaaattttatacatcATCTGTAGGTTTAACCATTCGATAGCGATCACCACTAAATTTACAATTCGATCATTAGCTTGATTAGTTTTTTATACAGTTTTGCCCATCCAATTCGATTTTGACAGTTCGGTTTTCCTGCATCATATATTAAGGCAACTAGCATTGCAAGCAAGAATCGCCAATCCAAACACTTGGAGAAAAATAGATATATGATAAaagaatgaacaaattaaaaatcttttagATGAGAGAAACCAAATTCATACATACTTTATCTACTGCTACCCCCATTAACTAATACTAGTGTCATTTAACCAGAGCATTGTATGCATTATTTTCCATGTATGATGAAGGATGAAAAGAAGAAGTAGTAGTTGATTGTTTAAAGTGATTTGTGAGCATTTGGGAATCTTATTAGATTCTAAAGAAAATGGGACAAACTGGTTTatgattaaaaacaaaaagCTGAGGCTTTCTTTCACCAATCCACTAGTCTAATTCACCACTTTCAGTAAAAATAATCAATGTTACAAGAACAAGATTAtccttttttttctatttaattgatttatagcACAGCCATTTAAGTGGGAATCATGTAGTACTAGTAGGTTAGTTCTTCatcaatatcatcatcatcataaagaacaaaatgaatggataaaactccTTGTAAATCATCAAACACTTACAAGTAAGTAGTAGTAGTACCTTCTCAATGGGAATCTAAACCATTAACTTCTTCACCCTTCTCCTTAATCCTCACTTCTTTGATCTCATCTTGACCTTGATCTTGACCTGGtttgtcatcatcatcatcagaatCTAGAGTGAACTGTTGATGACTATagccaccaccaccaccaccaccgtcGATGGCCTGCATTTCAGCACCAATTTGCCTGTATTCTCCATCAAACCCTCCTCCTACTCTCTTCTTAGAAACAAAAGAGTACAAGCCAACAACCATAACCACAAGGAAAGCAAGATGACAATTGAACTGAAGCGTGGCAATTGCTCTTCCTCTATGATATTCAGGATGCCCTTTGCATTTCACAGTAAAATTCCCTCTACTCTTCTCATGTAAAGAGCACCCATTTGCAATTACACTCGAGAAGAAAGACAAACCCATTTGAATCAACCATGTCCCCTGTAATATCAATCCAATCCCACGCCCCAACCTAGCATATCTAGCCTTTGGTGTTTTCAGTTCAAGCATTGTTGACACAACACATACACCAATAGGAACGAGCAATAGATCGTAATACTGGTTCTCGATTCCACTTATGTCTTTCCTTTGAAGGTAAAACAACATGAATTCTTCAATGAAACCGAACAGACAAAGCAGATTTAAGATTGATGAAGGGAACAACATCGAACTATTTACATGGGTAAGGACACCAATAATCGAGTAGACAAGAAACAGTGAAGCAATGGCGATTACCTCTAGCTGGAGGACGAATCCGATCGAATCCTTGAAGTTGTGGGCATCGATTAACGATACTAGAGAGTTTAAAACGAACAAGAATGAGAGAACGGTGACTGCAACAAAAGTCaccgatgaagaagaagaagacggcGGTTTCTTCGTTGACACAGATGAAGATGGCGATGCCGTCGTGGGTTGATCTGAAACCAGAGATTCCCATCCGCCGATAAGGATCAAGCTACCTCCTGCTAGGGTGTAAGCGAATAATCCCATTGCAGTAGAAAGATCTAGAAAGATCTGTATGTCGTCTTAGGTTTGCTGCGGTTAGTAGATGTTCTTCGCATCAAATGATCAGTGCAGTTTTGGGTTCCAAGGTCAAACGTCACCCTTCTCGCCTGCCTTGGATTTTCTTAAGGTTCAAATCTATCTATAGCCGTATTGATcatcaatttgtttaaaataaaaatcagaaCTTTACCCATAATAaccacaaataattatttaatgtcaCGCTAAAATAATGATGGTTAATTCAAAGAAACGAAGTAAAATGTAGAAAATGAGTGAGCCCATATTTCCTTTATATACATGTGACACATGTGATGTTGTACCGTTGTATATCATTGAATTGAGATAGTGTCAGTAAAGTATGATCGAATTAATCGGAAATGAGAGTGGACCATCTTTCGAACTAACCGGAAATGAGAGTGAACCATGCCTCATTAGATATCATTGGATTGAGACAGCGTTGGCAAGTGTACGATCGAAATAACCTTAAAATACTCTATTTTAAATCTTTCATAAACATTACTATCAAATTGTAACGAgctattaaatatatttaaactataGTTTATTgtctcaaataatttaacatattcaAATTCGTTGTTACGCGCTAGAACTTTCATGTTGACGATCATTTATTCCGACACCATCTAGGGTTCCGCAAACAATGGGATAGATATCTCACCCCCTCACCCCTGATAACTGTTATCATGAACTATAGTTAACAAACAATACAAGTTATAAGgcacttttaaaaaaaaaaaaaaaaggttaaaatagaaaataattagaatCTTCACCAAACAATTATGTCTGTTAGTCTAACTTAATTTTCCAGCAATGCCTACATTGCATTTGCGGGGAAATGAGAGTGAATCATGTTTCATTGGATATCATTGGATTGAGACAATGCCagtaaattataatattcaatTAACCCTAAAATACTCTCATTTAAATCTTTGATAAACATTGTGCTATCAAATTGTAAtgaacttttaaatatttttaaattatagtttattgtctcaaataatttaaaagattcaATGTTGGTTAAATTACGTGTTTACCCGCAAATGCAATATAGGCATTGAGATCAACAAGAATGATATCTTTCAGCATATATACCAATACTCGTTGTTACGTGCTAGAACGTCCATGTTGACGATCCTTTACTCCGACACTATCTAGGGTTCCGCGAACAATGTGATATATTACCCCGAATAACTGATTTAATGAATTATGATCAACAAACAGTATAAGTtattagacatttttttatataaaaaaaaattcaaataaaaaataattagaatcttcacaaaacaattatatctcttactttaacttaattttcattatatattaaagtgTTTGCTTCTCAACTTCCATTAATCAAACTAATAATAGGGATATAGCTAGCTAAGAATCAGATATTCAGGTGTTAGtgtgaattaattataattaaatcagtgtccatttaattagttaatatgTATATCCACACGTAATGAGAAAGTATGAAAAGAACCTACCTACCCATATCATTGACAAAATGATAAACATAACCAATTAAGTCCAACTAAAAGGAAGAAGCTTCGTTAATTTTGTTTCACTTTCTAATCTCAAATAAGTAATTGTTAAAGTAGTTTTATTACTAATAATGGATAATTTAATCAAACACCCTCACTTAATCTTTAGCAATTTAAATCCTTTTATATATCGAATAAATTACTTATCAAACTAGGCCTAAGAAAAGCAAAAAAGACTCACAATAATGAAAAAGGGATTGGGGCCAATACTTTTAATTTGTCCAACAaatatgagaataaaatattgaaaaggagtcactttttcaaaagaaaaaagaaaaggtgAAAAGATGATAAAAAACAGTTCACATACAGACGATGATGAACAAAGTTAATTAATCTTAAACAACACTAAATATCCAACATGTCAAAAGATATCCTTTATCATGttcttaattaaacataataaattgcTTAATCACTAAGCAACCAATCTcaatcattataattattagtatatatgcatgcattataaatatatatgctGTTGTTCTTCACCTCACTCAACCTATATTTATGATGATctgtaaattaaataaaaataaatgacttTCTCTTTTAATCAATCCTTTCAAGAATTGCAAGTATTGGTTTTAGatattgattatataaattgcattcaactttttgttttgtttttgtcattattactattattaaagCAAACAACTTATCTAAACTATTATACATATGAATCAAATCATCCtttatatgaatattttctGGCTCCtacaaaaatattcaattatctTACTCACATGTCCCCCAAACCCTTTTTGTTAGCAATTAGCATAAAGCGGTGGTTACTAAATATCTAACATTCAATATAATTCAGAGTGAGTAAAAAACTGTGATAAAATGTTAACTTCTCAATTAGGCTCAATCTTTtcaatgattaaagataattgATAATTTACATTAACTTTTATCCATTAACTCTTACTATAACTCAATTACAAATAACTTTGTGgaagatataaaaaatttagattcaatttttattaaattgttataagTTTTTTAAGTGTGAAGTATGTTGCTATCGTGACAATCTACTACTATGATTTTCACTTTCATGTTATAATAGTCTACAATGTTATAATAGTCTGAGTGGACTcgtgttaaaaaaattaatctgaatctttattttttaag from Impatiens glandulifera chromosome 9, dImpGla2.1, whole genome shotgun sequence includes the following:
- the LOC124914471 gene encoding uncharacterized protein LOC124914471, encoding MGLFAYTLAGGSLILIGGWESLVSDQPTTASPSSSVSTKKPPSSSSSSVTFVAVTVLSFLFVLNSLVSLIDAHNFKDSIGFVLQLEVIAIASLFLVYSIIGVLTHVNSSMLFPSSILNLLCLFGFIEEFMLFYLQRKDISGIENQYYDLLLVPIGVCVVSTMLELKTPKARYARLGRGIGLILQGTWLIQMGLSFFSSVIANGCSLHEKSRGNFTVKCKGHPEYHRGRAIATLQFNCHLAFLVVMVVGLYSFVSKKRVGGGFDGEYRQIGAEMQAIDGGGGGGGYSHQQFTLDSDDDDDKPGQDQGQDEIKEVRIKEKGEEVNGLDSH
- the LOC124915689 gene encoding uncharacterized protein LOC124915689: MAVSARAFLISRFAAVDHSINLLQSPPPPTPTKNLPFTNNHLLIRPILLPSALRKRSGAAVNCLFSGVDGGGGGVSDDFVSTRKSGFSREFSVIANMLKRIEPLDTSVISKGVSDSAKDSMKETISAMLGLLPSDQFSVIVRVSKAPLDRLLVSSILTGYTLWNAEYRISLMRNFEIDSEGEEKISKVESFGSLSPEVRNYIQQLESELTMANKEMDSKKQANVKNHNDLLGYLRSLESYMVSELSQPSSLEVEKIIHQLVQNILLQFFKEEESNGESISSTSRDYLAKLLFWCMLMGHHLRGLENRLHLSCAVGLL